One part of the Conexibacter woesei Iso977N genome encodes these proteins:
- the pstC gene encoding phosphate ABC transporter permease subunit PstC, whose amino-acid sequence MLSRLIRREPWTDRKAAALLGAVASLVLLIIVLMVGFVAVRAWPAIHANGYVKWLGPGGDVDKQLGSMIATGQHPPESAYHLRAWPLVYGTLLTTGVAVIVGLVFSIFCAIFIVEFAPARLRRVVVPAVRLLAAVPSVIYGLIGILVLAPFVGNHIISLDRKASVQNVVQLDGTGVLVAIVVLTVMITPIMIAIVVDALRAIPTAWTEGASALGANRWEAIWTVSVRASRPAIVAAAVLATARALGEAVALSMVSGSRGFSPNPLDGITYIFEPIRPLAASMVENVDAMNAPAVKSSIYAFALLLLLSSFALSVGGFFAKLPMRRQGLRV is encoded by the coding sequence ATGCTGTCCCGGCTCATCAGGCGTGAGCCATGGACGGACCGCAAGGCCGCCGCGCTGCTCGGCGCGGTGGCCTCGCTGGTCCTGTTGATCATCGTGCTGATGGTCGGCTTCGTCGCCGTGCGCGCGTGGCCGGCGATCCATGCCAATGGCTATGTGAAGTGGCTCGGCCCCGGCGGCGACGTCGACAAGCAGCTCGGCTCGATGATCGCGACCGGGCAGCATCCGCCGGAGTCGGCGTACCACCTGCGCGCGTGGCCGCTCGTCTACGGGACGCTGCTGACGACGGGCGTCGCCGTGATCGTCGGCCTCGTCTTCTCGATCTTCTGCGCGATCTTCATCGTGGAGTTCGCGCCCGCCCGCCTGCGCAGGGTCGTCGTCCCCGCGGTGCGCCTGCTCGCCGCGGTCCCGAGCGTCATCTACGGGTTGATCGGGATCCTCGTGCTCGCGCCGTTCGTGGGCAACCACATCATCTCGCTCGACCGCAAGGCGTCGGTCCAGAACGTCGTCCAGCTCGACGGGACCGGCGTGCTCGTCGCGATCGTCGTCCTGACCGTGATGATCACGCCGATCATGATCGCGATCGTGGTCGACGCCCTGCGCGCGATCCCGACCGCCTGGACCGAGGGCGCCTCGGCGCTCGGCGCCAACCGCTGGGAGGCGATCTGGACGGTCTCCGTCCGCGCGTCGCGCCCCGCGATCGTCGCCGCCGCGGTCCTCGCGACGGCCCGCGCGCTCGGCGAGGCGGTCGCGTTGTCGATGGTGTCGGGCTCGCGCGGCTTCTCGCCCAACCCGCTCGACGGCATCACCTACATCTTCGAGCCGATCCGGCCGCTGGCCGCGTCGATGGTCGAGAACGTGGACGCGATGAACGCGCCGGCGGTCAAGTCCTCCATCTACGCGTTCGCCCTGCTGTTGCTGCTCTCCAGCTTCGCGCTGTCGGTCGGCGGCTTCTTCGCCAAGCTCCCGATGCGCCGCCAGGGGCTGCGGGTCTGA
- a CDS encoding PstA family ABC transporter permease: protein MATYAPEQPPQEYPAPLRPAPKGDSIRNWRWSHRLAFVSAWACGIALCLVAAAIVIYMAVRGLQYLNINLLTSRPQPALQQARTGGILDPIGGTLLLTLIGIAIAVPLAVTTAVWLVEYGRPAPLARAVESGIEVVAGTPDIVIAIFGLAIFQLHLFAPLSFTASGGGVFGRSFVAAGAMMSLIALPLVFGAAREGLLSIPSHTREASWALGKTRICTIRTILLPQIRHNVATGAALGMGRIVGDTAVVVVLLGATLQIEPQGDVPILGTLRGTGSTLTSYVYNASPAGEGNAPQKAYAAAFVLLVIVMSLNFAVDRLGRGRKEASL, encoded by the coding sequence ATGGCGACCTACGCCCCCGAGCAGCCGCCGCAGGAGTACCCCGCGCCGCTGCGCCCCGCGCCGAAGGGCGACTCGATCCGCAACTGGCGCTGGTCGCACAGGCTCGCGTTCGTGTCCGCCTGGGCCTGCGGGATCGCGCTCTGCCTCGTCGCCGCGGCGATCGTCATCTACATGGCGGTGCGCGGCCTGCAGTACCTCAACATCAACCTGCTCACGTCGCGCCCGCAGCCCGCCCTGCAGCAGGCCAGGACCGGCGGCATCCTCGACCCGATCGGCGGCACGCTGCTGCTGACGCTGATCGGGATCGCGATCGCCGTGCCGCTCGCGGTGACCACCGCGGTGTGGCTCGTCGAGTACGGCAGGCCCGCGCCGCTGGCCCGCGCGGTCGAGTCCGGGATCGAGGTCGTCGCCGGGACGCCCGACATCGTCATCGCGATCTTCGGTCTGGCGATCTTCCAGCTGCACCTGTTCGCGCCGCTGTCGTTCACCGCGTCGGGCGGCGGCGTCTTCGGCCGCTCGTTCGTCGCGGCCGGCGCGATGATGTCGCTCATCGCGCTGCCGCTCGTCTTCGGCGCCGCGCGCGAGGGCCTGCTGTCGATCCCGTCGCACACGCGCGAGGCGTCGTGGGCGCTGGGCAAGACGCGCATCTGCACCATCCGCACCATCCTGCTCCCGCAGATCCGCCACAACGTGGCGACCGGCGCCGCGCTCGGGATGGGCCGGATCGTGGGGGACACGGCAGTTGTTGTCGTCCTTCTGGGCGCGACGCTGCAGATCGAGCCCCAGGGTGACGTCCCGATCCTCGGGACGCTGCGCGGGACCGGCTCGACCCTGACCAGCTACGTGTACAACGCCTCGCCCGCCGGCGAGGGCAACGCGCCGCAGAAGGCCTACGCTGCGGCGTTCGTCCTGCTGGTGATCGTGATGTCGTTGAACTTCGCCGTCGACCGCCTCGGCCGCGGCCGCAAGGAGGCCTCGCTGTGA
- a CDS encoding phosphate ABC transporter ATP-binding protein has protein sequence MRVEQLSVFYGAKAAVNDVSLPIHAGEALALIGPSGCGKTTLLRTLNRLTETTAGATRGGRVLLDGTDVEQLEVTALRRRVAMVFQQPNPFPMSIFDNVAYAIRVQNKKRPGRRELMPQVVDALRRAGLYDEVADGLDRPALRLSGGQQQRLCIARAIATRPEVLLMDEPCSALDPRSTAVIEELIGELRRDLAVVIVTHNLAQAHRVGDKVAFMYLGDLVEYGAAEQVFAAPRAERTRDYVAGAFG, from the coding sequence ATGCGCGTCGAGCAGCTGTCGGTGTTCTACGGCGCCAAGGCCGCGGTCAACGACGTGTCCTTGCCGATCCACGCGGGCGAGGCGCTGGCGCTGATCGGCCCGTCGGGCTGCGGCAAGACGACGCTGCTGCGCACGCTCAACCGGCTGACCGAGACGACCGCGGGCGCGACGCGCGGCGGCCGCGTCCTGCTCGACGGCACCGACGTCGAGCAGCTCGAGGTGACCGCGCTGCGCCGCCGCGTCGCGATGGTCTTCCAGCAGCCCAACCCGTTCCCGATGTCGATCTTCGACAACGTGGCCTACGCGATCCGCGTGCAGAACAAGAAGCGCCCGGGCCGCAGGGAGCTGATGCCGCAGGTCGTCGACGCGCTGCGCCGCGCGGGGCTCTACGACGAGGTCGCCGACGGCCTCGACCGCCCGGCGCTGCGCCTGTCCGGCGGCCAGCAGCAGCGGCTCTGCATCGCGCGCGCGATCGCCACGCGGCCGGAGGTGCTGCTGATGGACGAGCCGTGCAGCGCGCTGGACCCGCGCTCGACCGCGGTCATCGAGGAGCTGATCGGCGAGCTGCGCCGCGACCTCGCGGTCGTGATCGTCACCCACAACCTCGCCCAGGCGCACCGCGTCGGGGACAAGGTCGCGTTCATGTACCTGGGCGACCTGGTGGAGTACGGTGCGGCCGAGCAGGTCTTCGCCGCGCCGCGCGCCGAGCGCACGCGCGACTACGTCGCCGGGGCCTTCGGGTGA
- a CDS encoding zinc ribbon domain-containing protein gives MSIIKENVVTTCPSCGAPLAGNQRYCLNCGTRHPEARLEFLDVLDEDVRARSAPPVVVQPHGVAPAGGRLQAHTGLLALASLLVLTLLCGLLVGHWVTDRRSNDAPAVAAPAPQVIRVEGGAATSAAPAATAPATSTPGAGAGAARTARRSDSSDAKTAKAPKGAVSVRSLTSKKAVDDAVRKGKPISTGTGRLPPKDDKAAGGGSAFETIG, from the coding sequence ATGAGCATCATCAAGGAGAACGTCGTGACCACCTGCCCGAGCTGCGGAGCACCGCTCGCGGGTAACCAGCGCTACTGCCTGAACTGCGGCACGCGCCATCCGGAGGCGCGCCTGGAGTTCCTCGACGTGCTCGACGAGGACGTCCGCGCGCGCAGCGCGCCGCCGGTCGTCGTGCAACCCCATGGGGTTGCTCCGGCGGGCGGGAGGCTCCAGGCCCACACCGGCCTGCTCGCGCTCGCGTCGCTGCTGGTGCTGACGCTGCTGTGCGGGCTGCTCGTCGGCCACTGGGTGACCGACCGCAGGTCCAACGACGCGCCGGCCGTCGCGGCGCCCGCGCCGCAGGTGATCCGCGTGGAGGGCGGCGCCGCGACGTCGGCCGCGCCCGCCGCGACCGCTCCGGCGACGAGCACGCCGGGCGCCGGCGCCGGCGCGGCGAGGACCGCGAGGAGGAGCGACAGCAGCGACGCGAAGACGGCCAAGGCGCCCAAGGGCGCCGTGTCGGTCAGGTCGCTCACCTCCAAGAAGGCCGTCGATGACGCGGTCAGGAAGGGCAAGCCGATCTCGACCGGGACCGGCAGGCTGCCGCCCAAGGACGACAAGGCCGCCGGTGGCGGTTCGGCCTTCGAGACGATCGGATGA
- a CDS encoding ABC transporter permease: MSAPPFSASTTVRAARRRAPRAINLSWLVRWISPLAILLLWQLASSTGLLSPKDLAAPTTILTAAWDLVQNGQLPDALLVSLRRAALGLAVGTAFAVVLGAIAGLSKTGDAIVDPPLQMLRTLPLFGLIPLFILWFGIGETPKVLLVALGVVIPLYLNLVAALRGIDPELFEVADTLRLTRRERFKHIIIPGALPGALVGFRQSLGVAWLALVVAEQVNAGSGLGYLINNARDFLQTDVVVVGLLTYAVLGLLTDWLVRILERRALRWRDA; encoded by the coding sequence ATGAGCGCACCTCCTTTCTCCGCATCCACCACCGTTCGCGCGGCGCGTCGCAGGGCGCCGCGCGCGATCAACCTGTCGTGGTTGGTCCGTTGGATCAGCCCACTGGCGATCCTGCTGCTCTGGCAGCTGGCGTCGTCGACCGGCCTGCTCTCGCCGAAGGACCTGGCGGCGCCCACCACGATCCTCACCGCCGCGTGGGACCTGGTCCAGAACGGCCAGCTCCCGGACGCGTTGTTGGTGTCGTTGCGCCGGGCGGCGCTCGGCCTCGCCGTCGGGACCGCGTTCGCGGTCGTCCTCGGCGCGATCGCCGGGCTGTCGAAGACCGGCGACGCGATCGTCGACCCGCCGCTGCAGATGCTGCGCACGCTGCCGCTGTTCGGCCTGATCCCGCTGTTCATCCTCTGGTTCGGGATCGGCGAGACGCCGAAGGTGCTGCTCGTCGCGCTCGGCGTCGTGATCCCGTTGTACCTCAACCTGGTCGCCGCGCTGCGCGGGATCGACCCGGAGCTGTTCGAGGTCGCCGACACGCTGCGCCTCACGCGGCGCGAGCGGTTCAAGCACATCATCATCCCGGGCGCGCTGCCCGGCGCGCTCGTCGGCTTCCGCCAGTCGCTGGGCGTCGCGTGGCTGGCGCTGGTCGTCGCCGAGCAGGTCAACGCCGGCTCGGGCCTCGGCTACCTCATCAACAACGCGCGGGATTTCCTGCAGACCGACGTCGTGGTCGTCGGGCTGCTCACCTACGCGGTGCTCGGCCTGCTGACCGACTGGCTCGTCCGGATCCTCGAGCGGCGCGCGCTGCGCTGGCGGGACGCGTGA
- a CDS encoding ABC transporter ATP-binding protein translates to MTVAALHDAGRSFDGAVVLDGVDVELAPGEIVALLGRSGSGKTTLLKALAGLDHGVTGAVDTAERVAVVFQDPRLLPWRDVLTNVALGVRGPDPEGRARTALAEVGLAGREHAWPRQLSGGQRQRVALARALVREPDLLLLDEPFSSLDALTRASAQQLVADLHERHRPAVLLVTHDVEEALLLADRILVLDGGRIASEQHLQKDLGDRPRRRDDPELQRVRGALLEELAA, encoded by the coding sequence ATGACGGTCGCCGCGCTCCACGACGCCGGGCGCAGCTTCGACGGCGCGGTCGTGCTCGACGGCGTCGACGTCGAGCTCGCACCCGGCGAGATCGTCGCGCTGCTCGGCCGCTCCGGCTCCGGCAAGACGACGTTGTTGAAGGCGTTGGCCGGGCTCGACCACGGTGTGACCGGCGCGGTCGACACGGCCGAGCGCGTCGCGGTCGTCTTCCAGGACCCGCGGCTGCTGCCGTGGCGCGACGTGCTCACCAACGTCGCGCTCGGCGTCCGCGGCCCGGACCCGGAGGGGCGGGCGCGCACCGCGCTGGCCGAGGTCGGTCTCGCCGGCCGCGAGCACGCGTGGCCGCGCCAGCTCTCCGGCGGCCAGCGCCAGCGCGTCGCGCTGGCCCGCGCGCTGGTGCGCGAGCCGGACCTGCTGCTGCTCGACGAGCCGTTCAGCTCGCTCGACGCGCTGACCCGTGCGTCGGCCCAGCAGCTCGTCGCCGACCTGCACGAGCGCCACCGGCCGGCGGTCCTGCTCGTCACCCACGACGTGGAGGAGGCGCTGCTGCTCGCCGACCGGATCCTCGTCCTCGACGGCGGCAGGATCGCCTCTGAGCAACACCTACAAAAAGACCTAGGCGACCGCCCGCGGCGCCGTGACGACCCCGAGCTGCAGCGCGTGAGAGGCGCGCTGCTGGAGGAGCTGGCCGCATGA